DNA from Buchnera aphidicola (Eriosoma lanigerum):
TTCCATTAATCATAGGAGGTTCATGTTTTTGAACAGCTGTTTGCATAATATTTGTTAACTTAAAACTACTAATTTTCAAAATAGAAGAATTATAAGATTTACGAGCAAGTAAAAAAATTTGTTTTATATTAATTGAATACAATCCAGAAATAAAATAAATCGTGAAATTTTTTAGAAACTGTAATTTACAACATATTTCAGATTTAATAATTTTTCTTTTTTTAATTGATATTAAATCCCATTTATTAATTAAAATAATAATTGATTTTCCTGATTTTATAATAGAATTTAATAAAGATAAATCTTGATTTGTAATCATATCTTGTACATCAATCACAAATAATACTACATTACTAATATTAATGGCAGATAACGTTTTTATCTTAGAAATGTTGTGAATATAATTATTTTTATTTTTTTTTTTAGATATTCCAGCAGTATCAATCAAAATATATTTATTATAGTTTTTAATAACAGGAATAATAATACTGTCTCTAGTAGTTCCAGCTATCGCATTAGTTAAAACTCTTTGTTCCTTTAGTAAAGAATTAATTAACGTTGATTTACCAACATTTGGTTTACCAATAACAGTTAATCTTAAAAATAAATCTTGATTTTTTACAATGTGATTCTTATAAGATTTAATAAAAGCATATTGTTTAATATGAGAATTCTCCGTAATAAGAGTATCAACTAAATTCAAACGACTTGATAAATATTGATTAATTAATGTAGTAATTCCTATATTATTTAAAGCAGATATACAATGTATATGCTGAAAACCTAAATTATGAAAATCTAATGAACTAGTATATTGATTTAATCCATCAATCTTGTTAATTACTAATATAATTTTTTTCTGAAAAGTTCTAATTTTATTAGCTATATAATAATCTTCAGGTAACACTCCTTCCCTCGCATTTACAACAAATATAATCATATTAGATTCATTAATAGCTCTAATAGTTTGTTCAATAATATCCTGATCTATTTTATCACTTTTATTTGATTGACATTTTAATCCTCCTGTATCAATTACAACTATTTCTTTTTTATTAATTGATATAGAACCATATATTCTATCTCTAGTAGTACCATTAAAATTTGCTGTTAAAGAATCTTTAGTTTGAGTTAATTTATTAAATAATGTAGATTTTCCTACGTTAGTTCTACCAACTATTGCTACAATTGGAATCATAAATATGTTTCCTTAGAAAATAAGAATCAATGTAACATATGAAACAATATAATATGTTTTTTAATATTATTAATAATAATATATTAATTATTGTATAATTGAACATATTTTAAATTTCATAATGTTTTTTATTGTTCGATTAGTTTGAAGAAATAAACTTTTTTTCCATGAATGTAATGCTGATTTATTATTATTTTCTAATATATATATATATCCTTGAATATCTTCTATCATATTTCTCCAAGAATCATCTTTAATAGTATACAAGGTTGCTCTAGCATGATTAATGTCATGTTGTTCCAATTGTATTCTAGAAATTCTTAATTGAATAATAGTATATAAATTTGAATCTAGAGTATAAGGAAGACAAAATTGTAATATTTTTATAGCGCTATTTAGATTATTGGAATCAACATAAATTTTAGCTAATCTAAGAGCTAATAATATCCCATAAATATTTTTATTTTCTATTATAAATTTGTTAATTTCATTAGTATATGTAGAATTATTTTCATGGTTTTTCATTATAAAATTTTCATAATTATTTATAATTATATTATTTTTATGATTTTCATTTTTTTTCAAAAAAAATATTACTATACAAAAAAATATCAAAAAATAAATAAAAAAAATAACTATTTTTCGATATATGATTAAATTAATTAATTTAAATTTATTTAACATATATATCCTCTTATTATTAAAAATTAAATGTTATAAAGAAATACATGCATCTACTTTCCTCTCTTTCACATCTGGTGAGAGAGATACATGCATCTACTTTCCTCTCTTTCACATCTGGTGAGAGAGATACATGCATCTACTTTCCTCTCTTTCACATCTGGTGAGAGAGATACATGCATCTACTTTCCTCTCTTTCACATCTGGTGAGAGAGATACATGCATCTACTTTCCTCTCTTTCACATCTGGTGAGAGAGATACATGCATCTACTTTCCTCTCTTTCACATCTATTTATTTTATTCAATTATATTACAGCAATTCATTGTATTTCATTATAGTTAATATTTTTTATGATATTGGTTTTATTATTTTATTCAATTATATTACAGCAATTCATTGTATTTCATTATAGTTAATATTTTTTATGATATTGGTTTTATTATTTTATTCAATTATATTACAGCAATTCATTGTATTTCATTATAGTTAATATTTTTTATGATATTGGTTTTATTATTTTATTCAATTATATTACAGCAATTCATTGTATTTCATTATAGTTAATATTTTTTATGATATTGGTTTTATTATTTTATTCAATTATATTACAGCAATTCATTGTATTTCATTATAGTTAATATTTATTTGAATATTTTTCTTTTTATTTGTATAATCTAAATTCTTTTTTTTTTACTATCGAATTTTTAAATTAAAAATATATTACA
Protein-coding regions in this window:
- the der gene encoding ribosome biogenesis GTPase Der; this translates as MIPIVAIVGRTNVGKSTLFNKLTQTKDSLTANFNGTTRDRIYGSISINKKEIVVIDTGGLKCQSNKSDKIDQDIIEQTIRAINESNMIIFVVNAREGVLPEDYYIANKIRTFQKKIILVINKIDGLNQYTSSLDFHNLGFQHIHCISALNNIGITTLINQYLSSRLNLVDTLITENSHIKQYAFIKSYKNHIVKNQDLFLRLTVIGKPNVGKSTLINSLLKEQRVLTNAIAGTTRDSIIIPVIKNYNKYILIDTAGISKKKNKNNYIHNISKIKTLSAINISNVVLFVIDVQDMITNQDLSLLNSIIKSGKSIIILINKWDLISIKKRKIIKSEICCKLQFLKNFTIYFISGLYSINIKQIFLLARKSYNSSILKISSFKLTNIMQTAVQKHEPPMINGKKIKFKYAHPGGCNPPVIIIHGNRLDKLLSSYKCYLQNYFQNELRLINTPIKLYFKENKNPYVKY
- a CDS encoding YfgM family protein, translating into MLNKFKLINLIIYRKIVIFFIYFLIFFCIVIFFLKKNENHKNNIIINNYENFIMKNHENNSTYTNEINKFIIENKNIYGILLALRLAKIYVDSNNLNSAIKILQFCLPYTLDSNLYTIIQLRISRIQLEQHDINHARATLYTIKDDSWRNMIEDIQGYIYILENNNKSALHSWKKSLFLQTNRTIKNIMKFKICSIIQ